The Deltaproteobacteria bacterium genome segment TTCGAAAAGACGACCGGCCGGTGCGGGAGATAGTCGCGGATTTGGTTGAAATTGCCAGTATGAGTCGCAGTGAGCTGTACCGCCTGGCCCTGGATGTGACCGGGCGTAAGGCGGCCAGTTGATGGATCGGATTATTCGTCAGGCGGCCTGCCCGGCGATTTGCCTGTTTTCCTGACTGAAGCGGCGTAGATCGAGGGTGGAAATCAGAGTTACGGTCATCCTGCCAGGCGACCGTTCTGGTTTTATTTCCTGAAGATGAGGATAATTCATTCATCAAACGAGTGGGAGTTGTTCATAGCATGTCTGTAAAGCCAGGTGAATTTGAGGCGAGCAAAGAATTGACCATCAACAACAGGCTGGGTCTCCATGCCCGGGCAGCGGCCCGGCTGGTTGAGACGGCCGAACAGTTTAACGCGGAGATTTATCTAGAGAAGGACGGTCAAACTGTTGATGCCAAGAGTGTCATTTCCCTTCTGACCCTGGAGTGCCCTCCGGGTTCCGAGGTCCTGATCAGGGCACGCGGGCAAGACAGCCAATCGGCTCTAGAAGCAATCACTGAACTTATTGAAAACGATTTCGGCGAATAATGAAGATCCCTGAGTTTATAAATAAAAATTCCATCATGACCGGTGTGGCGGCCTCCCCTGGTATCGTCATTGGCCAGGCCTATCTCGTTGACCGGAGTAAGGTGGAGATTTTTTATCAATACCTGATTGATGAATCCTTTATCAAGGAAGAGGTAGAAAGATTTAAGCGGGCTGTTCAGGAGGCTCAGAGCCAGTGCGAAGAAATCAAAAATGACATGCCCGCGAACCTGGGTGAGCATACCTATATCCTGGACACTCACCTTCTCATCCTGAAGGACAGCATGATTTACCAGGCCACGATTGACCTGATCAAACATGAGAAGATCAATGCTGAATGGGCCTTGAAAAAGGCAGTCGATCGCGCCCGGGAGATGTTTGAACAGATTAAGGATGAGTACATCC includes the following:
- a CDS encoding HPr family phosphocarrier protein gives rise to the protein MSVKPGEFEASKELTINNRLGLHARAAARLVETAEQFNAEIYLEKDGQTVDAKSVISLLTLECPPGSEVLIRARGQDSQSALEAITELIENDFGE